ATATGAAGTTCTTTTACGAGAAACTTTGGAAAGAAGAAGAAAAAATTGATAAAAGTGTAGAGGATAGTATAATATTATAAGTTTTTGAAGAATTTACCTAAAGTATTTGTCAGACCACTTCAATTGGTCAGACGTTTTTTTTGAACTTTAAACTTGCCGTTTATGGTGTTATGATTTCATAGGAATATTTGTCATAGCCCGCTCACTGATTGCCGTAATACTTAAAGCCGGATTAACACCCGGATTGGCAGAGATCATTGATCCGTCACAAACATACATATTTTTATATCCGAAAACTTTATTGTTTTTATCAATTACTCCTGTTTCTTTATTTTTGCCCATAACAGCACCTCCCAAAATGTGTGCAGTTGACGGAATTCCTGTAAGAGTTTCCGTAAACATAACAATTGGTTTTCCGTTAATAATTTCTCCGTATTTATGAGCAACTTTATGAGCTTCAGGGATAAATGCCGTTGGCTTTTTGCCTTCTTCAACTTTTGTTCCGATACCGAATAATTTTTTTCTTAACTTTAAAGTACTGTCAATATGTTGCATAAAAAGAATAATAGAAGTTTGTTTCCCGAAATTGGGTACAAAAAATATTTTCAGCCATTTAAAAGGAGCTGTGAACGGAATAATAAATAATTTTAAAATTCGCAGAAAGAAATTCTTCTCACTGACCATAGGCATAACCAAAAGTCGCCAAAAACCTGATCCTTTGCCGTAGCGTACAGGTTCAATATTGCTGTTTTCATCAACTTCAATAATTGAACCTATAGCAATTCCTTCCGACATGTCTTTCTCTTTATCAGTTGTAACCGTAAATATTAAAGCCTCATTATTGGTACGTATATTATTACCGATTCTGTTGCTTAAATTAGGTAAGTTTTTCTTTTTTTGTTTCAATAATAAAGGAACTGTACCGAGTACACCACCTGAAAATATAATGCCTTTTGCTTTAATATTTTGTTTTTTCTTAAATAACTTTGTTGATTGTTTAAAAATAACTTTATAACCTGTTGCACCTGTTTTTCCGTCAAGCGGAATAATATCCGTAACTTCATGTTCTGCCAGTATTTCTGCTCCGAGTTGTTGTGCTAAATAAAGATAGTTTTTATCCAGAGTATTTTTTGCATTATGGCGGCATCCGGTCATGCACGAACCACATTGAATACAGCCTGTTCTGCTCGGACCTTTTCCGCCGAAGTAGGGATCGTCAACTGTAACATCATTTTCACCGAAATATACGGCTACTTTTACGGTATTAAATTTATCTTCTTGCCCGATTTCTTTTGCCAATTGTTTAAATGCTTTATCACTTTCACCCAAATACGTATTTTGAACGGCACCCAGCATTTTCCATGCGGTTTCATAATGCGGTTCAAGTTCTTTTTCCCAATCTGCCAGTTCAGCCCAAGAACCGTGGTGAAAAAAAGGTTTGTGAGGTTTAGGCAGGGTATTGGCATAAACCAAAGAACCGCCGCCGACACCGACACCGCTCATAGCTGATATATGTTTAAAGAATGTAATTTTTTGTATGCCGAAAAATCTCAAAGCCGGCATCCATAACCATTTTCTTACATTCCAATTTGTTTTAGGATAATCACTATCTTTATACCGGTTCCCTTTTTCTATTACCAATACTTTGTAGCCTTTCTCTGAAAGACGTAAAGCCGAAACAGAACCGCCGAAACCGGAACCAATTATTATATAGTCGTATTTATCTGTTTTATTGTTCATTTTACAATTGTTAAATCTCAAAATCTCTCAAATTTAATATATTTGTTGAAAATTAAGAAAAAAATAAAATGTACGAAAAAATATTTATAGTAATCTTCATTATTCTTATTATCATTCTGATAAGATATATAAAAAGAAAAAATGCATGGAAAACACCAAAAGATGAATTTCTGTCAAATTGGCGAATAATCTTGTCTGAAAAAGTTATATTTTACAATAATTTGAATGAAGAAGAAAAGAAGAGATTTGAATACAAAATACAAGAGTTTTTGTTGAATTGTAAAATAACGGGAATAAAAACAACTGTTGATGATACCGACAGACTTTTAGTAGCTGCAAGTGCAATAATACCGATTTTTGAATTCCCTGAATGGAAATATTTGAATATTGATGAGGTTTTGTTGTATCCGGTTTCTTTTGATACAAATTTTGATATGTCATCAAGCAGTTCTGTATTGGGTATGGTCGGTTCCGGCTATATGGAAGGGAAGATGATTTTGTCGAAATCAAGTTTACAACACGGATTCAGAAACGAAACTGATAAAAAAAACACAGCAATTCATGAGTTTGTTCATCTGATTGATAAGGCTGATGGTGCTATTGACGGAGTGCCTGAACTTTTGCTTGCAAAACAATACACAATTCCGTGGTTAGATTTAATTAAAAAGAAAATTGATGAAATTTACGAAGGAAGTTCGGATATAAATCCATACGGAGCAACTGATAAAACAGAATTCTTTGCTGTTATCAGTGAATATTTTTTTGAACGGCCGAAATTATTGAAAACGAAACATCCGGAATTGTATAAAATGCTTGAAAAAATATTCAAAACTGACGGCATTAGTCGTTTTAAAATTAAAAAACGTAATATTATCGGAAGAAACTCTTCCTGTCCTTGCGGAAGCGGTAAGAAATATAAATATTGTTGCGGGAAATATTTATAAGCAAAAACACTTATAAGTTTTTAGTTAAACACAACATATCGGTAAATTCACCGATAAATACAACATATCGGTAAAATCACCGATAAACACAACATATCGGTATATTTACCGATAATTACATAAAATCGCTCTTTTTACCGATTTTTTTATATATTTGTAAAAAAAAGTAATGATTAATGCAATAATATCGGGCGATATAATAGCATATACAAGTTTAAATAAAAAAGGTAAAAATTTGTTTGACAATAAAATTCTTGCTTTGACAGAAGTTTTAAAAAAAGAATTTAATGTATTTGTCAGGCTTATAAAAGGTGATTATATAGAATGTTATGTTCCTGAAACATACGAAGTTTTAAGAGTTACTCTGATTATTAAGTCTTATATAAAAACCATCGTAAAAGAAATTGCCGGAAACTCAAAGAGTAATGATGACAGAACTTCACTTTTAAAAAAATACGGAATAAGATTAGCAATAGGTATCGGGGAATTATCAAGATTAGACATTGATAAAGGAATAATAGACGGAGAAGCTATATATTTTTCCGGAAGATTATTAAGTAAAAAAAGCACCTCCGATAAGAATAAAATATCAATTAAGGATACATTATACCTGCAAACAAATAATGAAAATTTGACAAATGAATTTATTCCGTTAATAAGCTTAATTGATGAAATAATAAACAGAAATACCGCAAAGCAATCAGAAATATTATATTATAAGTTATTAGGCTTTGATGAAAAAAGCATTGCAAAAAAAACAGGCAGATATCAATCAACTGTTAATCAACATTCAACAAGTGCCGGTTGGAATGCAATTGAGAAAGCAGTTTTGAGATTTGAGAAAGTAATAAAAGAAAAAGTTAAGTAATATGGATTTATATAAATTATTGGTTTTGCAACTTACAGCACATTTTCTTTCAGATTATATTTTTCAAAGTCAAAATTGTTCTGATGAAAAAGAAAACGGCAGTT
This genomic window from Bacteroidales bacterium contains:
- a CDS encoding FAD-dependent oxidoreductase; amino-acid sequence: MNNKTDKYDYIIIGSGFGGSVSALRLSEKGYKVLVIEKGNRYKDSDYPKTNWNVRKWLWMPALRFFGIQKITFFKHISAMSGVGVGGGSLVYANTLPKPHKPFFHHGSWAELADWEKELEPHYETAWKMLGAVQNTYLGESDKAFKQLAKEIGQEDKFNTVKVAVYFGENDVTVDDPYFGGKGPSRTGCIQCGSCMTGCRHNAKNTLDKNYLYLAQQLGAEILAEHEVTDIIPLDGKTGATGYKVIFKQSTKLFKKKQNIKAKGIIFSGGVLGTVPLLLKQKKKNLPNLSNRIGNNIRTNNEALIFTVTTDKEKDMSEGIAIGSIIEVDENSNIEPVRYGKGSGFWRLLVMPMVSEKNFFLRILKLFIIPFTAPFKWLKIFFVPNFGKQTSIILFMQHIDSTLKLRKKLFGIGTKVEEGKKPTAFIPEAHKVAHKYGEIINGKPIVMFTETLTGIPSTAHILGGAVMGKNKETGVIDKNNKVFGYKNMYVCDGSMISANPGVNPALSITAISERAMTNIPMKS
- a CDS encoding zinc-dependent peptidase; the protein is MYEKIFIVIFIILIIILIRYIKRKNAWKTPKDEFLSNWRIILSEKVIFYNNLNEEEKKRFEYKIQEFLLNCKITGIKTTVDDTDRLLVAASAIIPIFEFPEWKYLNIDEVLLYPVSFDTNFDMSSSSSVLGMVGSGYMEGKMILSKSSLQHGFRNETDKKNTAIHEFVHLIDKADGAIDGVPELLLAKQYTIPWLDLIKKKIDEIYEGSSDINPYGATDKTEFFAVISEYFFERPKLLKTKHPELYKMLEKIFKTDGISRFKIKKRNIIGRNSSCPCGSGKKYKYCCGKYL
- a CDS encoding RNA polymerase subunit sigma-70 codes for the protein MINAIISGDIIAYTSLNKKGKNLFDNKILALTEVLKKEFNVFVRLIKGDYIECYVPETYEVLRVTLIIKSYIKTIVKEIAGNSKSNDDRTSLLKKYGIRLAIGIGELSRLDIDKGIIDGEAIYFSGRLLSKKSTSDKNKISIKDTLYLQTNNENLTNEFIPLISLIDEIINRNTAKQSEILYYKLLGFDEKSIAKKTGRYQSTVNQHSTSAGWNAIEKAVLRFEKVIKEKVK